One segment of Lutra lutra chromosome 12, mLutLut1.2, whole genome shotgun sequence DNA contains the following:
- the CHST9 gene encoding carbohydrate sulfotransferase 9 isoform X2: protein MVMNPKQVFLSVLIFGVAGLLLFMYLQVWIEEQHTVTREKIQEHVTDQNSKFHITEAPKGKKENLLLNSERPTRLLRKTSHPQGEDGALGKTTGPPTIKLSEKHEGSRTVFKKFNEMKWPLDIHPLNKSLVKDNKWKETDVAQETRRSFLQEFCKKYGGVSRPQSHLFHMVSRIYVEDKHKILYCEVPKAGCSNWKRILMVLSGLASSAYNISHDAVHYGKHLKKLDSFDLKGIYTRLNTYTKAVFVRDPMERLVSAFRDKFEHPNSYYHPVFGKAIIKKYRPNACEEALNNGSGVKFKEFVHYLLDSRRPVGMDIHWEKVSKLCYPCLINYDFVGKFETLEEDANYFLQLVGAPKELKFPNFKDRHSSDERTNAQVVRQYLKDLTRTERQLIYDFYYLDYLMFNYTTPFL from the exons tGACTAGAGAAAAAATCCAGGAACATGTCACCGACCAG AACTCCAAGTTCCATATAACTGAGGCTcccaagggaaaaaaggaaaatcttctgCTCAACTCTGAGAGGCCAACTAGGCTCTTAAGGAAGACCAGCCACCCACAAGGAGAGGATGGGGCTTTAGGTAAGACCACGGGGCCACCAACAATTAAGCTGAGTGAAAAACATGAAGGAAGTAGGACTGTTTTTAAGAAGTTCAACGAAATGAAGTGGCCGTTGGACATCCACCCTTTAAACAAAAGTTTAGTCAAAGACaacaaatggaaggaaacagATGTGGCCCAGGAGACACGCAGATCTTTCCTTCAGGAGTTTTGCAAGAAATATGGTGGGGTGAGTCGTCCTCAGTCACATCTTTTTCATATGGTATCCAGGATCTACGTGGAAGATAAACACAAAATCTTATATTGTGAGGTACCCAAGGCTGGCTGCTCCAACTGGAAGAGAATTCTGATGGTACTGAGTGGGTTGGCTTCGTCTGCATACAACATCTCCCATGATGCTGTTCACTATGGGAAGCATTTGAAGAAACTAGATAGCTTCGACTTAAAAGGGATATACACTCGTCTGAACACCTACACCAAAGCTGTTTTTGTTCGTGATCCCATGGAAAGGTTAGTGTCAGCATTTAGGGACAAATTTGAACACCCCAATAGCTATTACCATCCGGTATTTGGGAAAGCTATTATAAAGAAATATCGGCCAAATGCCTGTGAAGAAGCATTAAATAATGGATCTGGAGTCAAATTCAAAGAATTCGTGCACTATTTGCTGGATTCCCGCCGTCCCGTAGGAATGGACATTCACTGGGAGAAGGTCAGCAAACTATGCTATCCGTGTTTGATCAACTATGATTTTGTAGGGAAATTCGAAACTTTGGAAGAAGATGCCAATTACTTTTTACAGCTCGTGGGTGCTCCAAAAGAGCTGAAATTTCCAAACTTTAAGGATAGGCACTCTTCTGATGAAAGAACCAATGCTCAGGTCGTGAGACAATATTTAAAGGATCTGACTAGAACTGAGAGACAATTAATCTATGACTTTTATTACCTGGACTATTTGATGTTTAATTATACGACTCCATTTTTGTAG
- the LOC125082228 gene encoding uncharacterized protein LOC125082228 isoform X1, protein MHPKKRKRRGRRAMSTSRRKFLLRIVLFSGLARPVEPGNRHNLDVLRILIFVLVHVEMEVMALAGIQDPKHLALWKCHLPFGDVHGAELKSGEAAYTWGNSSSTTQYLLVQSYLSPGNGNAEWDGRATFPYWIYCRYPTTIFLHPVTDGLSNLFIETLISSSQQAEFSEGPSDMASSPPLPPYNAVICSLEGMNTSRHPPLRNNTTAS, encoded by the exons ATGCAT CCAAAGAAACGCAAAAGACGAGGACGTAGGGCGATGTCAACATCAAGGAGGAAGTTTCTACTGAGAATAGTGCTGTTCTCTGGTTTGGCGAGACCTGTGGAACCTGGAAACAGGCATAACCTTGATGTGT tgagAATCCTAATATTTGTTCTTGTACATGTAGAAATGGAAGTGATGGCATTGGCTGGCATCCAGGATCCCAAACACCTCGCCCTTTGGAAGTGTCACTTGCCCTTTGGAGATGTTCATGGT GCAGAGCTCAAGTCCGGGGAAGCAGCATATACCTGGGGAAACTCTTCTTCCACCACCCAGTACCTATTAGTCCAAAGCTACTTGAGCCCTGGGAACGGCAATGCCGAGTGGGACGGCAGGGCTACTTTCCCATACTGGATATACTGTAGATATCCAACTACAATTTTCTTACATCCAGTCACTGATGGACTGTCTAACCTATTTATAGAGACACTGATATCATCCAGCCAGCAAGCAGAATTCTCTGAAGGTCCTTCAGACATGGCATCGTCGCCTCCCTTGCCTCCTTACAATGCTGTCATCTGCTCCTTGGAAGGAATGAACACATCTCGGCACCCCCCGCTCAGAAATAACACCACAGCTTCTTGA
- the LOC125082228 gene encoding uncharacterized protein LOC125082228 isoform X2, whose translation MSTSRRKFLLRIVLFSGLARPVEPGNRHNLDVLRILIFVLVHVEMEVMALAGIQDPKHLALWKCHLPFGDVHGAELKSGEAAYTWGNSSSTTQYLLVQSYLSPGNGNAEWDGRATFPYWIYCRYPTTIFLHPVTDGLSNLFIETLISSSQQAEFSEGPSDMASSPPLPPYNAVICSLEGMNTSRHPPLRNNTTAS comes from the exons ATGTCAACATCAAGGAGGAAGTTTCTACTGAGAATAGTGCTGTTCTCTGGTTTGGCGAGACCTGTGGAACCTGGAAACAGGCATAACCTTGATGTGT tgagAATCCTAATATTTGTTCTTGTACATGTAGAAATGGAAGTGATGGCATTGGCTGGCATCCAGGATCCCAAACACCTCGCCCTTTGGAAGTGTCACTTGCCCTTTGGAGATGTTCATGGT GCAGAGCTCAAGTCCGGGGAAGCAGCATATACCTGGGGAAACTCTTCTTCCACCACCCAGTACCTATTAGTCCAAAGCTACTTGAGCCCTGGGAACGGCAATGCCGAGTGGGACGGCAGGGCTACTTTCCCATACTGGATATACTGTAGATATCCAACTACAATTTTCTTACATCCAGTCACTGATGGACTGTCTAACCTATTTATAGAGACACTGATATCATCCAGCCAGCAAGCAGAATTCTCTGAAGGTCCTTCAGACATGGCATCGTCGCCTCCCTTGCCTCCTTACAATGCTGTCATCTGCTCCTTGGAAGGAATGAACACATCTCGGCACCCCCCGCTCAGAAATAACACCACAGCTTCTTGA